One Chlorobaculum limnaeum genomic window carries:
- a CDS encoding cation diffusion facilitator family transporter translates to MARDKNNSLKRFALLSILAAIVTIALKMFAWRLTGSVGLLSDALESFVNLAGAMMALAMITLAERPADESHAFGHGKAEYFSSGFEGLLILVAALSIGFSAVERLLHPRGLESVGIALVVSAGASVVNYLTARVLLTVGKRENSITLEADAHHLMTDVWTSIGVIAGVALAWWSGLTWLDPVIALVVALNILHTGWRLLQRTADGLMDAALPPGQLAEISEALQEICTEGVSCRNLKTRMGGSLVFITLDVIVPEHWSVRQGHDWCERIESRLRETIPHAHVTTHLEPTAKAPARDVE, encoded by the coding sequence ATGGCTCGCGATAAAAACAACTCCCTGAAGCGCTTCGCCCTGCTGTCGATCCTCGCCGCAATCGTCACCATTGCGCTGAAAATGTTTGCCTGGCGGCTGACCGGGTCGGTGGGGTTGCTCTCCGACGCGCTCGAATCCTTCGTGAACCTTGCCGGAGCGATGATGGCGCTGGCCATGATTACGCTGGCCGAACGCCCGGCGGATGAATCTCACGCCTTCGGCCACGGCAAGGCGGAGTATTTTTCGAGCGGCTTCGAAGGGTTGCTGATCCTCGTCGCCGCGCTCTCCATCGGCTTCAGCGCCGTCGAGCGCCTGCTGCATCCGAGAGGGCTGGAGAGCGTCGGCATCGCGCTGGTCGTCTCCGCGGGCGCGAGCGTTGTCAACTACCTGACGGCGCGCGTACTGCTGACCGTCGGCAAGCGGGAGAACTCGATCACGCTGGAAGCTGACGCCCACCACCTGATGACCGATGTCTGGACCTCCATCGGCGTGATCGCCGGCGTGGCCCTGGCCTGGTGGAGCGGCTTGACGTGGCTCGATCCGGTCATTGCGCTCGTGGTCGCGCTGAATATCCTTCATACCGGCTGGCGACTGCTGCAACGCACGGCAGACGGCCTGATGGACGCCGCGCTCCCGCCCGGTCAGCTCGCCGAAATCAGCGAGGCGCTACAGGAGATATGCACGGAAGGGGTGAGCTGCCGTAACCTGAAAACGAGAATGGGCGGCAGCCTCGTCTTCATCACGCTGGATGTCATCGTGCCGGAACACTGGAGCGTCCGGCAGGGGCACGACTGGTGCGAACGCATCGAGTCCCGGTTGAGGGAAACTATTCCCCACGCCCACGTCACGACCCACCTCGAACCCACCGCAAAAGCTCCCGCCCGCGACGTTGAATAA
- a CDS encoding SRPBCC family protein — protein MPLILTLKPHQCKADNSRIQPSEATREYEKLIKIEITKMPDGVTGMKSTIYIDAPPAMVWKVLTDYNNLKLYIPKMVESDLVEDKGSLKVIALIGEFRVLLFKKTIRVTINMHETYPSKIDYEQISGDFEIYKGSWSLQKYSTKGTILTYVSEIKPSFVAPDFIFQGMLKKDMVAGLSALKVEAERLQAIEFGNDAGLKK, from the coding sequence TTGCCGCTCATATTAACACTCAAGCCGCATCAGTGTAAAGCCGACAACTCACGCATTCAGCCGTCCGAAGCCACCAGAGAGTATGAGAAACTGATCAAGATAGAAATAACAAAAATGCCGGACGGTGTTACGGGTATGAAAAGCACCATATACATCGATGCGCCTCCTGCTATGGTCTGGAAAGTTCTGACTGATTACAATAATCTCAAGCTGTATATCCCGAAAATGGTTGAAAGTGATCTTGTTGAAGACAAGGGTAGTTTGAAGGTGATTGCCTTGATTGGTGAGTTTCGTGTGTTATTATTTAAAAAAACTATCCGGGTTACTATAAATATGCATGAAACGTATCCATCGAAAATAGATTATGAGCAGATTTCGGGTGATTTTGAAATCTATAAAGGATCCTGGAGTCTTCAGAAATATTCAACTAAAGGTACAATACTGACTTATGTATCCGAGATCAAACCTTCTTTTGTCGCTCCAGACTTCATTTTTCAAGGTATGCTGAAAAAAGACATGGTTGCAGGACTCAGTGCACTCAAGGTCGAAGCCGAACGGTTGCAAGCCATTGAATTTGGTAATGATGCTGGTCTGAAGAAATGA
- a CDS encoding B12-binding domain-containing radical SAM protein, which produces MNALLVYPRFSDTFWSFRHALKFIGKKAALPPLGLLTIASMLPEQWGRKLVDLNVSTLEKKDLSWADMVFISAMAIQQKSAKEVIDLCRNVGIKVVAGGPLFTAGYEEFPGVEHFVLNEAELTLPPFLDDLRRGNPGRIYTTDAFPDISMIPAPQWELLEIDKYASMAIQFSRGCPYQCDFCNITALLGHKIRTKTSAQIIEELDGLRKLGWKGTLFFVDDNFISHKSYLKKELLPQLIAWRTENSVTNQYYTECSINLADDPELMELMVQAGFNQVFIGIETPDDFALKACGKQHNTSRDLLYNIKLIQHTGLEVMGGFIVGFDSDTPSIFSKQIEFIQKSGIVTAMVGILQALPGTKLYERMQLEGRLLNNLSGDNADGNTNIIPKMDSDILRKGYMKMMLYLYAPKNYYQRIRTLLKEYKVPVIKKSFRISQLMAFARSVVLLGVVGRERFQYWNMLIWTIVNHRRALPLAITLAIYGHHFRIVSESYIRNGVTLAEPV; this is translated from the coding sequence ATGAATGCTCTGCTCGTTTATCCCAGATTTTCTGATACGTTTTGGAGCTTCAGACATGCACTGAAATTTATCGGCAAGAAAGCTGCACTTCCACCTCTTGGACTGCTCACTATAGCGTCGATGCTGCCTGAACAATGGGGCCGAAAGCTTGTTGATCTCAATGTGAGTACACTTGAAAAAAAAGATCTTTCATGGGCTGATATGGTTTTTATCAGCGCTATGGCTATCCAGCAAAAATCAGCAAAAGAAGTGATCGATCTCTGTCGTAATGTCGGCATTAAAGTTGTTGCGGGTGGTCCATTGTTTACTGCTGGTTATGAAGAGTTTCCAGGTGTGGAACATTTTGTGCTGAATGAAGCTGAACTTACTCTTCCACCATTTCTTGACGATCTTAGGCGAGGAAATCCGGGCAGAATCTATACCACTGATGCGTTCCCTGATATAAGCATGATACCGGCTCCACAGTGGGAATTGCTTGAAATTGACAAATATGCCTCCATGGCTATACAGTTTTCGAGAGGATGCCCATATCAATGCGATTTTTGTAATATCACCGCCTTATTGGGTCATAAAATACGCACAAAAACAAGTGCTCAAATTATCGAAGAGCTTGATGGCCTTCGTAAACTTGGGTGGAAAGGCACGCTCTTTTTTGTTGATGATAACTTTATTTCTCATAAATCATATCTGAAAAAAGAACTCCTTCCGCAACTGATTGCCTGGCGAACGGAGAATTCCGTAACCAATCAATACTACACGGAATGTTCAATAAATCTGGCTGATGATCCGGAGCTTATGGAACTCATGGTGCAGGCAGGCTTTAACCAGGTCTTTATTGGTATTGAAACACCTGATGATTTCGCACTTAAAGCATGTGGAAAACAGCACAATACTTCGAGAGATCTTTTATATAACATCAAGCTGATACAGCATACCGGTCTGGAGGTGATGGGTGGCTTTATCGTCGGTTTCGACAGTGATACCCCCTCGATTTTTTCGAAACAAATCGAGTTCATTCAGAAAAGCGGAATCGTTACCGCTATGGTAGGTATTCTTCAGGCATTGCCTGGAACGAAATTATATGAAAGGATGCAACTGGAAGGCCGGTTGTTAAATAATTTAAGCGGCGACAATGCCGATGGCAATACAAATATCATACCTAAAATGGATTCCGATATTTTGAGAAAGGGCTATATGAAGATGATGCTTTATCTCTATGCGCCAAAGAACTATTATCAACGCATACGGACATTGCTTAAGGAGTACAAGGTGCCGGTGATAAAAAAAAGCTTCCGTATATCCCAACTCATGGCGTTTGCCCGTTCAGTAGTGCTGCTCGGTGTTGTGGGACGGGAGCGGTTCCAGTATTGGAATATGTTGATCTGGACAATCGTAAACCATCGTCGTGCACTGCCGCTTGCCATAACGCTCGCGATCTATGGTCACCACTTCCGCATAGTCTCGGAGTCATATATAAGGAATGGCGTGACATTGGCAGAGCCGGTGTGA